One region of Candidatus Methylomirabilota bacterium genomic DNA includes:
- a CDS encoding pyridoxal phosphate-dependent aminotransferase, with protein MDIQSQKLSEFFNIGRDKGWDVDRQRWTVHTLIDPEGRVLTLGDVLDGIPLDLRLAKSGNRYGYPPLRQRIIDSQHYEVEIEHVLVTSGTQHANFLAFMAALDAGDEAIIESPSWEQPRVLCQAFRIQARILRRRPELDWKFDLDELAAMVSPRVKLIYLCHPSNPTGAVLDERELRAVCDIAARSGAYVVSDEIYRGLEWDGGLSPSVVNCYERGVTTSSVSKTLGMSGLRLGWLATRDRAFLERCLSLKYYISLHQQSRLDEVVALAALEPTKYWALVKETMAAARVNYDLVADWMMRNGVFRWVPPRGGFLSFPSYDLDIPSWDLCVRLLDPPYRTYLIPGSCYGHERHVRLGLGPGTSAETIRAGLAEIDRFVADYRAGRLTL; from the coding sequence ATGGACATCCAGTCTCAGAAGCTCAGCGAGTTCTTCAACATCGGGCGGGACAAGGGCTGGGACGTCGACCGGCAACGGTGGACCGTGCACACGCTGATCGACCCCGAAGGGCGGGTGCTCACGCTGGGAGACGTCCTCGACGGGATTCCCCTCGACCTCCGCCTGGCGAAGTCCGGCAACCGCTACGGCTACCCGCCCCTCCGCCAGCGGATCATCGACTCCCAGCACTACGAGGTCGAGATCGAGCACGTCCTGGTGACCTCCGGCACCCAGCACGCGAACTTTCTCGCCTTCATGGCGGCCCTCGACGCCGGCGACGAGGCCATCATCGAGTCGCCGTCGTGGGAACAGCCGAGGGTGCTGTGCCAGGCGTTCCGGATCCAGGCCCGGATCCTCCGCCGCCGGCCCGAGCTCGACTGGAAGTTCGACCTCGACGAGCTGGCGGCGATGGTCTCGCCGCGCGTGAAGCTCATCTACCTCTGCCACCCGAGCAACCCCACCGGGGCCGTGCTCGACGAGCGCGAGCTCCGGGCCGTCTGCGACATCGCGGCCCGGTCCGGGGCGTATGTGGTCTCCGACGAGATCTACCGAGGCCTGGAGTGGGACGGGGGGCTGTCCCCGTCGGTCGTCAACTGCTACGAGCGTGGCGTCACGACCAGCAGCGTGTCGAAGACGCTGGGAATGAGCGGGCTGCGCCTGGGATGGCTGGCCACCCGCGACCGGGCGTTCCTCGAGCGGTGCCTGAGCCTCAAGTACTACATCAGCCTGCACCAGCAGAGCCGGCTGGACGAGGTCGTGGCCCTGGCCGCGCTCGAGCCGACGAAGTACTGGGCGCTCGTCAAAGAGACGATGGCCGCGGCGCGGGTCAACTACGACCTGGTGGCCGACTGGATGATGCGGAACGGCGTCTTCCGCTGGGTCCCGCCCCGCGGCGGGTTCCTCTCGTTCCCGTCCTACGACCTCGACATCCCGTCGTGGGACCTGTGCGTGCGACTCCTCGACCCGCCGTACCGGACCTACCTCATCCCCGGGAGCTGCTACGGGCACGAGCGCCACGTCCGGCTCGGGCTCGGGCCGGGGACGTCCGCCGAGACCATCCGGGCCGGCCTCGCCGAGATCGATCGCTTCGTCGCGGATTACCGGGCCGGCCGCCTGACGCTCTAG